In one window of Bacteroidia bacterium DNA:
- a CDS encoding efflux RND transporter periplasmic adaptor subunit — protein sequence MYKLFMVCIAAMSFVACNQENETLETKNYNVSNDTITITDSSSILKNIETNKVNSRPFTFKLTTAGTVKAIPNNYALVAAPFAGRITKSYVRLGQEVNAGSPIFEISSPTYFETGKDYYQAKEEMYLASKNLKRQNDLLNKGVGVQKEVEEAEVNYALKKKDFENALASLKVFQVDTSDLILGQPLIVRSPIKGTIVENSIVIGQYIKEDSDPVATIAELSKIWVAGQVKEKDIQYINDSTEVEITLLSFPNEIITGHIYHINSIIDEDTRSVQVLIECENKNKIMKPGMYVTVKFINKVDDAIVVPAKAVFQMYDASFVFIHIGKNKYVKQKIEMLTTDKDSAVIKTGLNPNDEIITKGGFYLMEAE from the coding sequence ATGTATAAATTATTTATGGTTTGCATTGCTGCAATGAGTTTTGTAGCATGTAACCAAGAAAACGAAACTCTTGAAACAAAAAATTATAATGTGTCTAATGATACTATTACAATAACAGATAGTTCTTCTATTCTTAAAAATATTGAAACAAATAAAGTTAATTCGAGACCATTCACATTTAAGCTCACAACCGCCGGAACTGTAAAAGCAATTCCAAATAATTATGCTTTAGTGGCAGCACCATTTGCTGGAAGAATCACAAAATCATATGTACGTCTTGGGCAAGAAGTAAATGCCGGGTCTCCTATTTTCGAGATAAGTTCGCCAACTTATTTTGAAACCGGAAAAGACTATTATCAGGCAAAAGAAGAAATGTATCTGGCTTCAAAGAATCTTAAAAGGCAAAATGATTTATTAAACAAAGGAGTAGGCGTACAGAAAGAGGTTGAAGAAGCCGAAGTTAATTATGCTTTAAAGAAAAAAGATTTTGAAAACGCACTTGCAAGCCTTAAAGTCTTTCAGGTTGATACATCTGATTTAATTTTGGGACAGCCGTTAATAGTTCGTTCACCAATAAAAGGAACAATAGTAGAAAATAGCATTGTTATCGGTCAATACATTAAGGAGGATTCTGACCCAGTTGCAACCATTGCTGAGTTAAGTAAAATATGGGTTGCCGGACAAGTAAAAGAAAAAGATATTCAGTATATCAATGATTCAACTGAAGTTGAAATAACACTTTTATCTTTTCCTAATGAAATTATTACAGGACATATTTATCACATTAATTCAATTATTGATGAAGATACACGGTCTGTTCAGGTGCTTATTGAATGCGAGAACAAGAATAAGATAATGAAGCCGGGAATGTATGTTACAGTAAAATTTATTAATAAAGTTGATGATGCTATTGTTGTTCCGGCAAAAGCTGTTTTTCAAATGTATGATGCAAGTTTTGTATTTATACACATTGGAAAAAATAAGTACGTTAAGCAAAAAATTGAAATGCTCACAACTGATAAGGACAGTGCTGTTATTAAAACAGGTTTAAATCCAAATGATGAAATAATAACAAAGGGTGGATTTTATCTGATGGAGGCAGAATAA
- a CDS encoding class I SAM-dependent methyltransferase — translation MEINPFDIYTDEYEEWFRLNDVIFQSELLAIRTLLPLSGTGIEIGIGSGIFAEKLGINFGVDPSEKMLELARKRNLTVKSGVAENLPYPDAGFDFAVFITSLCFIQDPDKALKETFRILKDEGEIIIAFIDRESRLGQILLKDKENSVFYKQATFYSVPEINAMLQNNGFEIVKTVQTLNSLDFAAIETPSVGYGTGSFIVVKGKKITFR, via the coding sequence ATGGAAATCAATCCATTTGATATATATACTGATGAATACGAAGAATGGTTCAGATTAAATGATGTAATTTTTCAATCTGAATTGCTTGCCATCAGAACATTGTTGCCATTGTCCGGAACGGGTATTGAAATTGGTATTGGCAGTGGAATATTTGCAGAAAAGCTCGGTATTAACTTTGGTGTTGATCCATCTGAAAAAATGCTGGAACTTGCCAGAAAACGTAATCTTACAGTAAAAAGCGGTGTTGCAGAAAACCTGCCATATCCTGATGCTGGTTTTGATTTTGCAGTATTTATTACCTCACTATGCTTTATTCAAGATCCGGATAAAGCTTTGAAAGAAACGTTCAGAATATTGAAGGATGAGGGCGAAATAATTATTGCTTTTATAGACAGAGAAAGCCGACTGGGACAAATTCTATTAAAAGACAAAGAAAATAGTGTGTTTTATAAACAGGCAACTTTTTATTCAGTACCAGAAATAAATGCAATGCTCCAAAATAATGGATTCGAAATTGTAAAAACAGTTCAAACATTAAATAGTCTGGATTTTGCAGCAATCGAAACGCCATCAGTAGGTTACGGAACAGGGAGCTTTATTGTTGTGAAAGGTAAAAAGATAACATTTCGTTGA
- a CDS encoding DsrE family protein, with protein sequence MKKILIIINDAPYGTEKAFNALRLAMQIQKDYENTELTIFLMADAVSCAIPNQNTPNGYYNIERMLKAVVLKNGQIKICTSCVEARGIKELKFLEGASLSSMTELTKLTMESDKIITF encoded by the coding sequence ATGAAAAAAATTTTAATTATCATCAACGATGCACCTTATGGAACAGAAAAAGCATTTAATGCTTTGCGTTTGGCAATGCAGATTCAGAAAGATTATGAGAATACTGAACTAACTATTTTTTTAATGGCAGATGCTGTTAGTTGTGCCATACCAAATCAAAATACGCCTAATGGTTATTATAATATAGAACGAATGCTAAAGGCAGTTGTACTAAAAAATGGACAAATTAAAATATGTACATCATGTGTAGAAGCTAGAGGAATAAAGGAGTTGAAGTTTCTTGAAGGAGCAAGCTTAAGCAGTATGACGGAGCTTACAAAGTTGACTATGGAATCTGATAAAATAATTACATTTTAA